One window of Flavobacterium dauae genomic DNA carries:
- a CDS encoding McrC family protein encodes MGELTTIVLKINSETFVIDTKWKIIEANNPSDNDLKQMFVYNLHWQAEKTLLLYPKTNQMDSEFGTFHYNNLGKKCKLGFVDITNEQTIKNSQVLANEIFAKMYY; translated from the coding sequence TTGGGGGAGCTTACAACAATTGTTCTAAAAATTAATAGTGAAACATTTGTCATTGATACCAAGTGGAAAATCATTGAAGCTAATAATCCGTCAGACAATGATTTAAAGCAAATGTTTGTTTATAATCTGCATTGGCAAGCCGAAAAAACATTATTGCTTTATCCTAAAACCAATCAAATGGATAGTGAATTTGGGACATTTCATTATAATAATTTAGGCAAGAAATGTAAACTCGGATTTGTGGACATAACTAACGAACAAACAATAAAGAATAGTCAAGTTTTAGCAAACGAAATCTTTGCTAAAATGTATTATTAA
- the hutH gene encoding histidine ammonia-lyase: MLATHYISNSTLSLEELNTIIEENHTLALSEEAIANINKCREYLDHKMQTETNPIYGINTGFGSLYSVKISTEDLTTLQENLMKSHACGTGDEVPHGIVKIMLLLKIKSLCYGNSGVQLVTVERLIDFYNHNILPVVYTQGSLGASGDLSPLAHLCLPLIGEGEVFMNGNRITAKQMLAEKGWEIITLKSKEGLALLNGTQFMSSYGAYILLKTAKLSQLADVIGAVSLEGFDGRIDPFNNLIHIVRPHKGQVNTAVYIFEILEGSELIKQPKKHVQDPYSFRCIPQVHGASKDAIEYVEKVFKTEINSVTDNPNIFVDEDLIVSGGNFHGQPLALALDFLGIALAELGSISERRTYQLISGLRNLPPFLVNNPGLNSGFMIPQYTAASIVSQNKQLATPASIDSIVSSNGQEDHVSMGANAATKTLKIVDNLERILAIELFNAAQALEFRRPGKSSDFIEKFVSDYRKVVPTVAEDRILHYDIQNSIQFLSNYKFN; the protein is encoded by the coding sequence ATGTTAGCAACACATTATATTAGCAACAGTACGTTGAGTTTAGAAGAGCTAAACACTATTATCGAAGAAAATCATACCTTGGCATTATCAGAAGAAGCCATTGCAAATATTAATAAATGCCGTGAATATTTAGATCATAAAATGCAAACCGAAACCAATCCTATTTATGGAATTAATACCGGTTTTGGATCGTTATACAGCGTTAAAATTTCTACAGAAGATTTAACAACATTACAAGAAAATCTAATGAAATCGCACGCTTGTGGTACGGGCGACGAAGTTCCGCACGGTATTGTAAAAATTATGTTGCTGTTAAAGATAAAGTCATTGTGTTACGGCAATTCTGGTGTGCAATTGGTTACGGTTGAACGATTAATTGATTTTTACAACCACAATATTTTACCGGTTGTTTATACACAAGGTTCGTTAGGTGCATCGGGCGATTTATCTCCGTTGGCACATTTATGTTTGCCTTTAATTGGTGAAGGCGAAGTTTTTATGAACGGAAACCGCATCACTGCAAAACAAATGTTAGCCGAAAAAGGTTGGGAAATCATTACATTGAAGTCTAAAGAAGGTTTGGCGTTGTTAAACGGCACGCAGTTTATGAGTTCGTACGGAGCTTATATTTTACTTAAAACTGCAAAATTATCACAATTGGCAGATGTTATCGGAGCTGTTTCTTTAGAAGGTTTCGATGGTAGAATTGATCCGTTTAATAATTTAATACATATTGTTCGTCCGCACAAAGGTCAGGTTAATACAGCTGTTTATATTTTTGAAATTTTAGAAGGATCAGAATTAATCAAACAACCTAAAAAACACGTGCAGGATCCGTATTCGTTCCGTTGTATTCCGCAGGTTCACGGAGCTTCTAAAGATGCCATTGAATATGTAGAAAAGGTTTTTAAAACCGAAATTAATTCGGTTACCGATAATCCGAACATTTTTGTTGATGAAGATTTAATTGTTTCGGGCGGAAATTTCCACGGACAACCATTGGCATTGGCTTTAGATTTCTTGGGAATTGCCTTGGCAGAATTAGGAAGCATTTCAGAACGCAGAACCTATCAATTAATATCAGGCTTGCGTAATTTACCTCCGTTTTTGGTAAATAATCCAGGATTAAATTCAGGTTTTATGATTCCACAATACACCGCAGCAAGTATCGTTAGCCAGAACAAACAATTGGCAACTCCGGCAAGTATCGATAGTATCGTATCAAGCAACGGACAAGAAGATCACGTAAGTATGGGGGCAAATGCGGCTACAAAAACACTGAAAATCGTTGATAATTTAGAACGAATTCTAGCTATTGAGCTGTTTAACGCAGCGCAAGCTTTAGAATTCCGCCGACCAGGAAAATCGAGCGACTTCATTGAAAAATTTGTAAGCGATTACAGAAAAGTTGTTCCAACCGTAGCAGAAGACCGTATTTTACATTACGATATTCAAAACAGTATTCAGTTTCTAAGCAATTACAAATTCAATTAA
- a CDS encoding HD domain-containing protein: protein MTSENKLKILNDPIYGFITIPTTLLYDLIQHPYFQRLRRIKQMGLSSLVYPGAEHTRFHHALGCMHMMQKAVQVLRFKNVEISKEEEEALYIAILLHDIGHGPFSHAMEHSIVENVQHEEISLLFMEALNEEFKGKLSLAIEIFKGNYPRKFLIQLISSQMDMDRMDYLKRDSFYSGVAEGNINSERLIQMIDVHNDVLVVEEKGIYSVEKFLVARRLMYWQCYLHKTSVGAELLLSKILKRAKQLTLQGVDLPASNALKFFLENNVLKADFNKEVLNNFALLDDADIYTALKNWQFHTDKVLSYLSNAIVNRKLFHVQLVAKDDLTSKLNHYQALCKEKVQVSSEELDYFVFGDKLKNQAYDLKADPIRIFTKNKEIIDVLEASDQYNLKALSEPVYKYFICYPKSIHKN, encoded by the coding sequence TTGACATCCGAAAATAAATTAAAAATTTTAAACGACCCTATTTATGGCTTCATAACCATACCCACAACCTTGTTGTACGATTTAATTCAGCATCCGTATTTTCAGCGTTTGCGTAGAATTAAGCAAATGGGTTTGTCGTCTTTGGTTTATCCGGGTGCCGAACATACGCGTTTTCACCACGCTTTGGGCTGTATGCACATGATGCAGAAAGCTGTGCAGGTGTTGCGTTTTAAGAATGTAGAAATATCAAAAGAAGAAGAAGAAGCACTTTACATTGCTATTTTGTTGCACGATATTGGTCACGGACCTTTTTCGCACGCAATGGAACACAGCATTGTAGAAAATGTACAGCACGAAGAAATTTCGTTGCTTTTTATGGAAGCTTTGAATGAAGAATTTAAAGGGAAACTTTCATTGGCGATCGAGATTTTTAAAGGAAATTATCCGCGTAAATTTTTAATTCAGTTAATATCTTCTCAAATGGATATGGACAGAATGGATTATTTAAAACGGGATAGTTTTTACAGCGGTGTTGCCGAAGGAAACATTAATTCTGAACGATTGATACAAATGATTGATGTTCATAACGATGTTTTGGTTGTTGAAGAAAAAGGAATTTATTCGGTAGAAAAATTTTTGGTAGCACGCCGTTTAATGTACTGGCAGTGCTATTTGCATAAAACAAGTGTTGGTGCAGAATTGTTGTTGTCTAAAATATTAAAACGTGCCAAGCAGTTAACCTTGCAAGGAGTTGATTTACCGGCAAGCAATGCACTGAAATTTTTCTTGGAGAACAATGTACTAAAAGCCGATTTTAATAAAGAAGTTTTAAACAATTTTGCCTTGTTAGATGATGCCGATATTTATACCGCATTAAAAAACTGGCAGTTTCATACCGATAAGGTTTTGTCGTATTTAAGTAATGCCATTGTAAACCGAAAATTGTTTCATGTGCAATTGGTTGCTAAAGATGATTTAACTTCAAAACTAAATCATTACCAAGCTTTATGTAAAGAAAAGGTTCAAGTAAGTAGCGAAGAGTTAGACTACTTTGTTTTTGGTGATAAATTGAAGAATCAAGCGTATGATTTAAAGGCAGATCCAATTCGAATTTTTACAAAGAACAAAGAAATTATTGATGTGTTAGAAGCATCAGATCAGTATAACTTAAAAGCGTTGTCTGAACCTGTTTATAAATACTTTATTTGTTATCCAAAAAGTATTCATAAAAATTAA
- the lpxD gene encoding UDP-3-O-(3-hydroxymyristoyl)glucosamine N-acyltransferase translates to MKITAEQIAEVLNGVIVGDSTVEVFKLSKIEEGDKGSITFLSNLKYKHFLYTTEASVVIVNKDLELTQPVKATMIQVDDSYSAFTKILEYANQIKLMKSGIEQPSVISEGVEYGDDLYLGSFCYIGKNTKIGNNVKIYPNSFVGDNVIIGDNTILFAGARIYSESVIGKNCVIHSGTIIGSDGFGFAPNSDGTYAKIPQIGNVIIEDDVEIGSCTTVDRATLGSTIIRKGVKLDNQIQIAHNVEVGEHTVIASQTGIAGSTKVGKNCVIGGQVGIVGHITIGDNVRVQAQTGVGKSIKDGEIIQGSPAMAYNDFTKSYIYFKKLPNIVKDIEELKKNKEN, encoded by the coding sequence ATGAAAATTACAGCAGAACAAATTGCCGAGGTATTAAACGGAGTCATTGTGGGCGATTCTACGGTTGAGGTATTTAAATTATCTAAAATCGAAGAAGGCGACAAAGGTTCTATTACCTTTCTGTCTAATTTAAAATACAAGCACTTTTTATATACAACCGAAGCTTCTGTTGTTATTGTAAATAAAGATTTAGAGCTTACGCAACCTGTAAAAGCAACAATGATTCAGGTAGATGATTCTTACAGTGCGTTTACCAAAATTTTAGAATATGCCAATCAAATAAAATTAATGAAATCGGGTATCGAACAACCATCTGTTATTTCAGAAGGTGTTGAATATGGCGATGATTTGTATTTGGGAAGTTTTTGTTACATAGGCAAAAACACAAAAATTGGGAACAATGTAAAAATCTACCCTAATTCTTTTGTGGGCGATAACGTAATAATTGGTGATAACACAATACTTTTTGCCGGTGCCAGAATTTATTCAGAATCGGTGATCGGTAAAAACTGTGTGATTCATTCGGGAACAATCATTGGTTCGGACGGATTTGGTTTTGCTCCAAATTCAGACGGAACGTATGCTAAAATTCCTCAGATTGGAAATGTGATTATTGAAGACGATGTAGAAATAGGTTCTTGTACAACCGTTGACCGTGCCACATTAGGTTCTACCATTATAAGAAAAGGTGTAAAATTAGATAATCAAATTCAAATTGCGCATAATGTAGAAGTAGGCGAACATACCGTAATTGCTTCGCAAACAGGTATAGCAGGTTCTACAAAAGTTGGTAAAAACTGCGTAATTGGTGGTCAGGTTGGTATTGTAGGTCATATTACAATTGGCGATAACGTACGTGTTCAGGCACAAACAGGTGTTGGTAAAAGTATTAAAGATGGCGAAATAATTCAGGGATCACCTGCAATGGCATATAATGATTTTACAAAATCGTACATTTATTTCAAAAAATTGCCGAATATTGTAAAAGATATTGAAGAGTTAAAAAAGAATAAAGAAAATTAA
- a CDS encoding bifunctional UDP-3-O-[3-hydroxymyristoyl] N-acetylglucosamine deacetylase/3-hydroxyacyl-ACP dehydratase: MVKQKTIAQEVTINGVGLHTGQQVVMTLKPAPVNNGFTFVRVDLPGNPVIEADANYVVSTERGTNLELKGVQLHTTEHVLAAFVGCDLDNVIIELNASEPPIMDGSSKYFVQAVEKAGILEQNAERDEYIVKEVISYVDERTGSEIIVMPADEYQITTMVDFGTKVLGTQNATLKSLNDFKEEISEARTFSFLHEIETLLAHGLIKGGDLNNAIVYVDKEISDETLQRLKVAFDKEDIAVKPNGILDNLTLHYPNEAARHKLLDVVGDLALIGTRIRGKVIANKPGHFVNTQFAKKMSKIIKAERRNQVPVFDLNKEPLMDITKIMNMLPHRFPMLLVDRILELSDSHVVGMKNVTMNESFFQGHFPGAPVMPGVLIIEAMAQTGGILALSTVPDPENYLTYFMKIDNVRFKQQVLPGDTLIFKLDLISPIRRGICHMQAVAYANGKIATEAELMAQIVKAK, translated from the coding sequence ATGGTTAAACAAAAAACCATCGCTCAAGAAGTAACAATTAACGGAGTAGGTTTACATACAGGTCAACAAGTTGTTATGACTTTAAAACCTGCACCTGTAAATAATGGTTTTACTTTTGTGCGAGTAGATTTACCCGGAAACCCTGTAATTGAAGCAGATGCAAATTATGTGGTTTCTACAGAACGTGGGACAAATTTAGAACTTAAAGGGGTACAGTTACACACAACAGAACACGTGTTGGCAGCGTTTGTAGGTTGTGATTTAGATAATGTTATTATAGAGTTAAACGCTTCAGAACCACCAATTATGGACGGTTCATCTAAATATTTTGTTCAAGCGGTTGAAAAAGCCGGAATTTTAGAACAAAATGCCGAACGCGATGAATATATCGTAAAAGAAGTTATCTCGTATGTTGATGAAAGAACAGGCAGCGAAATTATTGTAATGCCCGCAGATGAGTACCAGATAACTACTATGGTAGATTTTGGAACAAAGGTTTTAGGTACACAAAATGCAACGCTTAAAAGCCTGAACGATTTTAAAGAAGAAATATCAGAAGCACGAACGTTTAGTTTTCTTCATGAAATAGAAACTTTATTGGCACACGGGTTAATAAAAGGCGGTGATTTAAACAATGCCATTGTGTATGTTGACAAAGAAATTTCAGACGAAACATTACAGCGGTTAAAAGTTGCCTTTGACAAAGAAGATATTGCTGTAAAACCAAACGGAATTTTAGATAACTTAACGCTGCATTATCCTAACGAAGCAGCACGCCATAAATTGTTAGACGTGGTGGGCGATTTGGCATTAATCGGTACACGTATTCGCGGAAAAGTTATTGCAAATAAACCAGGGCATTTTGTAAACACACAATTTGCCAAAAAAATGTCTAAAATTATCAAGGCAGAGCGCAGAAATCAGGTACCTGTTTTTGATTTGAATAAAGAACCTTTAATGGATATAACTAAAATCATGAACATGTTACCGCACAGGTTTCCTATGCTTTTAGTTGATCGTATTCTGGAATTATCCGATTCTCACGTAGTAGGTATGAAAAACGTAACTATGAACGAATCTTTTTTTCAAGGACATTTTCCGGGAGCACCCGTAATGCCTGGCGTTTTAATAATAGAAGCAATGGCACAAACAGGCGGCATTTTAGCATTAAGCACCGTTCCGGATCCAGAAAATTATCTAACGTATTTTATGAAAATAGACAATGTACGCTTTAAACAACAAGTGTTGCCAGGCGATACATTAATTTTTAAATTAGATTTAATCAGTCCGATTCGCAGAGGAATTTGTCACATGCAAGCAGTTGCTTATGCCAATGGAAAAATTGCTACCGAAGCCGAATTAATGGCACAGATTGTAAAAGCAAAATAG
- the lpxA gene encoding acyl-ACP--UDP-N-acetylglucosamine O-acyltransferase has translation MNQPLAYVHPGAKIAKNVVIEPFTTIHNNVEIGEGTWIGSNVTIMEGARIGKNCRIFPGAVISAEPQDLKFDGEETTAEIGDNTTIRECVTINRGTKDRYRTVIGKNCLIQAYSHIAHDCMVGDNCIFSNSSTLAGHVTVGDYVVLAGMVAVHQFCTIGSHSFITGGTLVRKDVPPYIKAAREPISYVGINSVGLRRRGFDSDKIREIQNIYRVLYQQNYNNSQAIELIETDMEATPERDEIIQFVRNSSRGIMKGYTGIY, from the coding sequence ATGAATCAACCATTAGCATACGTTCATCCCGGAGCAAAAATTGCTAAAAATGTGGTAATTGAACCTTTTACTACCATTCACAATAATGTTGAAATTGGCGAAGGTACTTGGATTGGGTCGAATGTTACCATTATGGAAGGCGCAAGAATAGGCAAAAACTGCCGTATTTTTCCAGGTGCTGTTATATCGGCTGAACCACAAGATTTAAAGTTTGACGGAGAAGAAACGACTGCCGAAATAGGTGATAATACAACAATAAGAGAGTGTGTTACCATTAACAGAGGAACAAAAGACAGATACCGTACCGTTATTGGTAAAAACTGCTTAATACAGGCATACAGCCACATTGCACACGATTGTATGGTGGGCGATAACTGTATTTTTTCAAACTCAAGTACATTGGCAGGTCACGTAACAGTTGGCGACTATGTTGTTTTAGCAGGAATGGTTGCTGTGCATCAGTTTTGTACCATTGGTTCTCATTCGTTTATAACAGGTGGTACGTTGGTTCGTAAAGATGTTCCGCCGTATATCAAAGCAGCCCGCGAACCCATTTCGTATGTAGGTATCAACTCGGTAGGATTAAGAAGAAGAGGTTTTGATTCAGATAAAATCAGAGAAATACAAAATATCTATCGGGTATTATATCAACAAAATTACAATAACTCTCAGGCAATTGAACTGATAGAAACCGATATGGAGGCAACACCAGAGCGCGATGAAATCATTCAGTTTGTGCGTAATTCATCACGCGGCATCATGAAAGGTTATACCGGAATTTATTAA
- the efp gene encoding elongation factor P — MASTSDIRNGLCIKFNNDIYKIVEFLHVKPGKGPAFVRTKLKSVTSGKTLDNTFSAGHKIDVVRVETHTFQYLYNEGNDYHFMNNETFEQITLEKSILDAPELLKEGTNVMVQINTETESPLSVDMPASIVLEVTYTEPGVKGNTATNATKPATVETGAQVNVPLFINEGDKIKIDTASGSYIERIKE, encoded by the coding sequence ATGGCAAGTACATCAGACATCAGAAACGGTTTATGTATTAAATTTAACAACGATATTTATAAAATTGTAGAATTCCTGCATGTAAAACCAGGTAAAGGTCCTGCGTTTGTAAGAACAAAATTAAAAAGTGTAACTTCTGGTAAAACATTAGACAACACTTTTTCGGCAGGTCATAAGATTGATGTGGTTCGTGTAGAAACTCATACTTTTCAGTATTTGTACAACGAAGGAAACGATTATCATTTTATGAATAACGAAACGTTTGAACAAATTACGTTGGAGAAAAGTATCTTAGATGCTCCTGAATTGTTAAAAGAAGGAACAAACGTAATGGTTCAGATTAATACAGAAACAGAATCTCCTTTATCTGTAGATATGCCTGCATCTATCGTTTTAGAGGTAACTTATACAGAACCTGGTGTAAAAGGTAATACGGCAACAAATGCTACAAAACCTGCTACGGTAGAAACTGGTGCACAAGTTAACGTACCTTTGTTTATTAACGAAGGCGATAAAATTAAAATTGACACCGCTTCAGGAAGTTATATCGAACGTATTAAAGAATAA
- a CDS encoding UDP-3-O-(3-hydroxymyristoyl)glucosamine N-acyltransferase: MRFPKTYHLENIAEIIGCSFVGAPDFPVLGMNEIHVVQAGEIVFVDHPKYYDKALNSNATIILINKDVECPEGKALLISEDPFRDFNKLSTYFRPFQASSNAIAATAQVGEGTVIQPNAFVGNHVKIGKNCIIHANVVLNDHTIIGDNVVIHAGTVLGADAFYFKKRTDFFDPLISCGSVVIEDDVTLGALCTIDRGVTGETRIKKGTKIDNQVHIGHDTVIGEMCLIAAQCGIAGCVVIEDNVTLWGQVGTTSGITIETGAVISAKSGVSKSLKGNKVYFGTPAEEAREYYKHVAKVKNLVK; this comes from the coding sequence ATGAGATTTCCTAAAACGTATCATTTAGAAAATATAGCAGAAATAATTGGGTGTTCCTTTGTAGGAGCTCCCGATTTTCCTGTTTTAGGAATGAACGAAATTCATGTGGTACAAGCCGGTGAAATCGTTTTTGTAGATCACCCAAAGTATTACGACAAAGCATTAAATTCAAATGCAACCATCATTCTAATCAATAAAGATGTTGAATGTCCTGAAGGAAAAGCGTTGTTGATTTCTGAAGATCCTTTTCGCGATTTCAATAAACTGTCAACCTATTTTCGTCCGTTTCAGGCTTCATCAAATGCAATTGCAGCAACAGCTCAAGTAGGCGAGGGAACCGTAATTCAACCAAATGCTTTTGTGGGTAATCACGTTAAAATTGGTAAAAACTGTATCATTCACGCAAACGTTGTTTTGAACGATCATACCATAATTGGCGACAATGTTGTTATTCATGCCGGAACCGTTTTAGGTGCCGATGCTTTTTATTTTAAGAAACGAACCGATTTTTTTGATCCGTTAATTTCTTGTGGATCTGTTGTGATTGAAGATGATGTAACATTAGGTGCTTTATGTACGATAGACCGAGGTGTAACCGGTGAAACCCGCATTAAAAAAGGGACAAAAATAGATAATCAAGTACACATTGGGCATGATACCGTTATTGGTGAAATGTGCTTAATTGCAGCACAATGTGGTATTGCAGGTTGTGTGGTTATAGAAGATAACGTAACTTTATGGGGACAAGTTGGTACTACCAGCGGAATTACTATTGAAACTGGTGCGGTTATATCGGCAAAATCAGGAGTTTCAAAAAGTTTAAAAGGCAATAAGGTGTATTTTGGTACACCGGCAGAAGAAGCTCGCGAATATTACAAGCACGTTGCAAAAGTTAAAAATTTAGTAAAGTAG
- a CDS encoding nuclear transport factor 2 family protein, whose protein sequence is MESALEIVRKFYESAGILNKTYCLEVFHEDIQLEWHSSKGHLFLEHTDLLALSKDLKHSYFDLRAQIHDIMSDGDKVMIRYTYYVRTFENPEEELVLATFFVVWEVKDGKLFKGVQMSQLSN, encoded by the coding sequence ATGGAAAGTGCGTTAGAAATAGTCAGAAAATTTTACGAATCGGCAGGTATCTTAAACAAAACCTATTGTTTAGAGGTTTTTCATGAAGATATTCAGCTGGAATGGCATAGTTCTAAAGGACATTTGTTTTTAGAGCATACCGATCTTTTGGCACTTTCTAAAGATTTAAAGCATTCGTATTTTGATCTGCGTGCACAAATCCATGATATAATGAGCGATGGCGATAAAGTAATGATTCGTTATACTTATTATGTTAGAACATTTGAAAATCCTGAAGAGGAACTTGTTTTAGCTACCTTTTTTGTAGTTTGGGAAGTTAAAGATGGCAAACTTTTTAAAGGTGTTCAAATGAGTCAACTTTCAAATTAA
- the sucD gene encoding succinate--CoA ligase subunit alpha has product MSVLVNKDSKIIVQGFTGSEGTFHASQMIEYGTNVVGGVTPGKGGTMHLDRPVFNTVKDAVEKAGADTSIIFVPPAFAADAIMEAAEAGIKVIICITEGIPVAEMVTAYNYVKNKGNCRLVGPNCPGVITPGEAKVGIMPGFVFKKGTVGIVSKSGTLTYEAADQVVKQGLGITTAIGIGGDPIIGTTTKEAVELLMNDPETEAIIMIGEIGGQLEADAARWIKENGNKKPVIGFIAGETAPKGRTMGHAGAIVGGADDTAEAKKRIMRESGIHVVDSPAEIGKKVKEVLG; this is encoded by the coding sequence ATGAGTGTATTAGTAAACAAAGATTCTAAGATAATAGTTCAAGGATTTACAGGAAGCGAAGGAACATTCCACGCCTCTCAAATGATTGAATACGGTACAAACGTTGTAGGTGGAGTTACTCCTGGTAAAGGCGGAACTATGCATTTAGATCGTCCTGTATTTAACACGGTAAAAGATGCTGTTGAAAAAGCAGGTGCCGATACATCGATTATTTTCGTACCACCAGCATTTGCTGCCGATGCGATTATGGAAGCTGCAGAAGCAGGTATTAAAGTAATTATTTGTATTACAGAAGGTATTCCTGTTGCAGAAATGGTTACTGCATACAACTATGTAAAAAACAAAGGAAATTGTCGTTTAGTTGGTCCTAACTGTCCGGGTGTAATTACTCCAGGTGAAGCTAAAGTTGGTATCATGCCAGGTTTCGTATTCAAAAAAGGAACAGTAGGTATCGTTTCTAAATCAGGAACTTTAACATACGAAGCTGCTGACCAAGTTGTAAAACAAGGTTTAGGTATTACAACAGCTATTGGTATTGGTGGAGATCCAATTATTGGAACTACAACTAAAGAAGCGGTTGAATTATTAATGAACGATCCAGAAACAGAAGCAATCATCATGATTGGTGAAATTGGTGGACAATTAGAAGCAGACGCTGCACGTTGGATTAAAGAAAACGGAAACAAAAAACCGGTTATTGGATTCATCGCAGGTGAAACAGCTCCTAAAGGTCGTACAATGGGTCACGCAGGTGCAATTGTTGGTGGTGCTGATGATACAGCAGAAGCTAAAAAACGCATCATGAGAGAAAGCGGTATCCACGTTGTTGATTCTCCAGCAGAAATAGGTAAAAAAGTAAAAGAAGTTTTAGGATAA
- the coaD gene encoding pantetheine-phosphate adenylyltransferase, whose amino-acid sequence MKKAVFPGSFDPITNGHVDVITRALPLFDEIIIAIGTNAEKKYMFSLEERKRFIEETFANEPKVKVDLYQGLTIDYCKEQKADFLLRGLRNPADFEFEKAIAHANRLVSGIETVFLLTAVDTSFISSSIVRDFIRNNGDYSLLVPKAVKR is encoded by the coding sequence ATGAAAAAAGCTGTTTTTCCAGGTTCGTTTGATCCCATAACCAACGGACACGTAGATGTTATTACCCGCGCATTGCCTTTGTTCGATGAAATTATTATTGCCATTGGTACAAATGCCGAAAAAAAATATATGTTTAGTTTAGAAGAACGCAAACGTTTTATTGAAGAAACTTTTGCCAACGAACCTAAAGTTAAAGTGGATCTTTACCAAGGATTGACCATTGATTACTGCAAAGAACAAAAAGCCGATTTTTTATTGCGTGGTTTGCGTAACCCTGCCGATTTTGAGTTTGAAAAAGCTATTGCACACGCCAATAGATTAGTTTCGGGTATTGAAACGGTTTTCTTGCTAACGGCTGTAGATACATCGTTTATCAGCTCGAGCATTGTGCGCGATTTTATCCGTAACAACGGCGATTACAGTTTGTTGGTTCCAAAGGCAGTGAAGAGGTAA
- a CDS encoding D-alanine--D-alanine ligase, whose amino-acid sequence MKNVAIIMGGYSSEYKISLKSGEVVYNHLDSTKYNLYKIHLLTEGWFYVDEQNNRFVVDKNDFSVTVNNQKIQFDVVFNAIHGTPGEDGLIQAYLKLLNIPQTSCNYYQSALTFNKRDMLSVLKPYGIKTAISYYLNKGDVIDENQIIQRVGLPCFVKPNKSGSSFGISMVKESEQLLPAIEKAYAEDDEIIIESYLKGTEVSVGVIKYKDQTIVLPITEIVSENDFFDYEAKYEGKSSEITPARISDEEKAKVEDVAKRIYTILKMDGFSRSEFILVGGEPFLLEMNTVPGLTAESILPQQAREAGISLNELFNSAIELALNRIHF is encoded by the coding sequence ATGAAAAACGTAGCAATTATTATGGGAGGATATTCTAGCGAATATAAAATATCCTTAAAAAGCGGCGAAGTTGTTTATAATCATTTAGATAGCACTAAATATAATTTATACAAAATACACCTTTTAACAGAAGGTTGGTTTTATGTTGATGAACAAAACAACCGTTTTGTGGTTGATAAAAACGATTTTTCGGTAACGGTAAACAACCAAAAAATACAATTCGATGTTGTTTTTAATGCCATTCACGGAACACCAGGCGAAGACGGATTGATACAGGCGTATTTAAAACTTTTGAATATTCCGCAAACCTCTTGTAATTATTACCAATCTGCACTTACGTTTAACAAGCGCGATATGCTTTCGGTATTGAAACCTTACGGAATTAAAACGGCAATTTCGTACTATTTGAATAAAGGCGATGTTATTGACGAAAATCAGATTATTCAGCGAGTTGGATTGCCTTGTTTTGTTAAACCAAACAAATCTGGTTCAAGTTTTGGAATTTCGATGGTTAAAGAAAGCGAACAATTGTTGCCTGCAATTGAAAAAGCGTATGCCGAAGACGATGAAATTATTATTGAAAGTTATTTAAAAGGCACAGAAGTTTCGGTTGGTGTAATTAAATACAAAGACCAAACAATTGTTCTGCCAATAACGGAAATTGTTTCTGAAAACGACTTTTTTGATTACGAAGCGAAATACGAAGGAAAATCGAGCGAGATTACGCCTGCAAGAATATCCGATGAAGAAAAAGCAAAAGTTGAAGATGTTGCCAAACGTATTTATACGATTTTAAAGATGGATGGTTTTTCGCGATCTGAATTTATTTTGGTTGGTGGCGAACCTTTTTTATTGGAGATGAATACCGTTCCCGGATTAACAGCCGAAAGTATTTTACCACAGCAAGCACGCGAAGCCGGAATTTCACTAAACGAATTGTTTAACAGCGCTATTGAATTAGCTTTAAACAGAATACATTTTTAA